Proteins from a single region of Chlorocebus sabaeus isolate Y175 chromosome 25, mChlSab1.0.hap1, whole genome shotgun sequence:
- the POGK gene encoding pogo transposable element with KRAB domain isoform X2 — MESTAYPLNLTLKEEEEEEEIRSRELEDGPADMQKVRICSEGGWVPALFDEVAIYFSDEEWEVLTEQQKALYREVMRMNYETVLSLEFPFPKPDMITRLEGEEESQNSDEWQLHGGTSAENEESDVKPPDWPHPMNATSQFPQPQHFDSFGLRLPRDITELPEWSEGYPFYMAMGFPGYDLSADDLAGKFQFSRGMRRSYDAGFKLMVVEYAESTNNCQAAKQFGVLEKNVRDWRKVKPQLQNAHAMRRAFRGPKNGRFALVDQRVAEYVRYMQAKGDPITREAMQLKALEIAQEMNIPEKGFKASLGWCRRMMRRYDLSLRHKVPVPQHLPEDLTEKLVTYQRSVLALRRAHDYEVAQMGNADETPICLEVPSRVTVDNQGEKPVLVKTPGREKLKITAMLGVLADGRKLPPYIILRGTYIPPGKFPSGMEIRCHRYGWMTEDLMQDWLEVVWRRRTGAVPKQRGMLILNGFRGHATDSVKNSMESMNTDMVIIPGGLTSQLQVLDVVVYKPLNDSVRAQYSNWLLAGNLALSPTGNAKKPPLGLFLEWVMVAWNSISSESIVQGFKKCHISSNLEEEDDVLWEIETNGTLIETAGEENPQEDYS, encoded by the exons ATGGAGTCCACAGCGTACCCTCTCAATTTGACcctgaaagaagaggaagaggaagaagagattcGGAGCCGGGAACTGGAGGACGGCCCGGCAGACATGCAGAAAGTACGAATCTGCTCTGAGGGCGGATGG GTACCGGCCCTATTTGATGAGGTGGCCATATATTTTTCCGATGAGGAGTGGGAAGTTTTGACGGAGCAACAAAAGGCCCTCTACCGGGAAGTCATGAGGATGAATTATGAAACTGTCCTGTCCCTGG AATTCCCATTCCCTAAGCCAGACATGATCACCCGgttggaaggggaggaggagtcTCAGAATTCTGACGAGTGGCAGCTCCACGGAGGCACCTCTGCAG aaaatgaagaatctgaCGTAAAGCCTCCAGACTGGCCACACCCAATGAATGCTACCTCCCAGTTTCCTCAGCCTCAGCATTTTGACAGCTTTGGCCTCCGTCTGCCTCGGGATATCACAGAGCTGCCTGAGTGGAGTGAGGGGTACCCCTTCTACATGGCCATGGGCTTCCCAGGGTATGACCTCTCGGCTGACGACCTAGCTGGGAAGTTTCAGTTCAGCCGGGGCATGCGGCGCAGTTACGACGCAGGGTTCAAGCTGATGGTGGTGGAATATGCCGAGAGTACCAACAACTGCCAGGCTGCCAAGCAGTTTGGAGTATTGGAAAAAAACGTTCGAGACTGGCGCAAAGTGAAGCCACAGCTTCAAAACGCCCACGCCATGCGGCGAGCATTCCGAGGCCCCAAGAATGGGAGGTTTGCTCTGGTGGACCAGCGTGTGGCCGAATATGTCAGATACATGCAGGCCAAAGGGGACCCCATCACCCGCGAGGCGATGCAGCTGAAAGCTCTCGAAATCGCCCAGGAAATGAACATTCCAGAGAAAGGGTTCAAGGCAAGCTTAGGTTGGTGTCGAAGAATGATGAGAAGGTATGACCTGTCTCTGAGGCATAAAGTGCCCGTGCCCCAGCACCTGCCGGAAGACCTGACTGAGAAACTCGTCACTTACCAGCGCAGTGTCCTGGCTCTGCGCAGGGCGCATGACTATGAGGTAGCTCAGATGGGGAATGCAGATGAGACGCCCATTTGTTTAGAGGTGCCATCACGGGTAACTGTTGATAACCAGGGCGAAAAGCCTGTCTTGGTCAAGACACCAGgcagggaaaaactgaaaatcacaGCAATGCTTGGTGTCTTGGCTGATGGGAGGAAGTTACCTCCATACATCATTTTGAGGGGAACGTATATCCCCCCGGGGAAGTTTCCCAGTGGGATGGAAATCCGCTGCCACCGGTATGGGTGGATGACTGAAGACTTGATGCAGGACTGGTTGGAAGTGGTGTGGAGACGGAGGACAGGAGCGGTGCCCAAGCAGCGAGGGATGCTGATCTTGAATGGCTTCCGGGGCCATGCCACAGATTCCGTGAAGAACTCCATGGAAAGCATGAACACTGACATGGTGATCATCCCAGGGGGTCTGACCTCACAGCTTCAGGTGCTGGACGTCGTGGTCTACAAGCCACTGAATGACAGCGTGCGGGCCCAGTACTCCAACTGGCTTCTGGCTGGGAACCTGGCTCTGAGCCCAACCGGGAATGCTAAGAAGCCGCCCCTGGGCCTCTTTCTGGAGTGGGTCATGGTCGCGTGGAATAGCATCTCAAGTGAGTCCATCGTCCAAGGGTTCAAGAAGTGCCATATCTCCAGCAACTTGGAGGAGGAAGACGACGTCCTGTGGGAAATCGAGA CAAATGGAACTCTGATTGAAACAGCTGGAGAGGAAAATCCTCAAGAAGATTATTCCTGA
- the POGK gene encoding pogo transposable element with KRAB domain isoform X1, with the protein MESTAYPLNLTLKEEEEEEEIRSRELEDGPADMQKVRICSEGGWVPALFDEVAIYFSDEEWEVLTEQQKALYREVMRMNYETVLSLEFPFPKPDMITRLEGEEESQNSDEWQLHGGTSAENEESDVKPPDWPHPMNATSQFPQPQHFDSFGLRLPRDITELPEWSEGYPFYMAMGFPGYDLSADDLAGKFQFSRGMRRSYDAGFKLMVVEYAESTNNCQAAKQFGVLEKNVRDWRKVKPQLQNAHAMRRAFRGPKNGRFALVDQRVAEYVRYMQAKGDPITREAMQLKALEIAQEMNIPEKGFKASLGWCRRMMRRYDLSLRHKVPVPQHLPEDLTEKLVTYQRSVLALRRAHDYEVAQMGNADETPICLEVPSRVTVDNQGEKPVLVKTPGREKLKITAMLGVLADGRKLPPYIILRGTYIPPGKFPSGMEIRCHRYGWMTEDLMQDWLEVVWRRRTGAVPKQRGMLILNGFRGHATDSVKNSMESMNTDMVIIPGGLTSQLQVLDVVVYKPLNDSVRAQYSNWLLAGNLALSPTGNAKKPPLGLFLEWVMVAWNSISSESIVQGFKKCHISSNLEEEDDVLWEIESELPGGGEPPKECDTESMAEGN; encoded by the exons ATGGAGTCCACAGCGTACCCTCTCAATTTGACcctgaaagaagaggaagaggaagaagagattcGGAGCCGGGAACTGGAGGACGGCCCGGCAGACATGCAGAAAGTACGAATCTGCTCTGAGGGCGGATGG GTACCGGCCCTATTTGATGAGGTGGCCATATATTTTTCCGATGAGGAGTGGGAAGTTTTGACGGAGCAACAAAAGGCCCTCTACCGGGAAGTCATGAGGATGAATTATGAAACTGTCCTGTCCCTGG AATTCCCATTCCCTAAGCCAGACATGATCACCCGgttggaaggggaggaggagtcTCAGAATTCTGACGAGTGGCAGCTCCACGGAGGCACCTCTGCAG aaaatgaagaatctgaCGTAAAGCCTCCAGACTGGCCACACCCAATGAATGCTACCTCCCAGTTTCCTCAGCCTCAGCATTTTGACAGCTTTGGCCTCCGTCTGCCTCGGGATATCACAGAGCTGCCTGAGTGGAGTGAGGGGTACCCCTTCTACATGGCCATGGGCTTCCCAGGGTATGACCTCTCGGCTGACGACCTAGCTGGGAAGTTTCAGTTCAGCCGGGGCATGCGGCGCAGTTACGACGCAGGGTTCAAGCTGATGGTGGTGGAATATGCCGAGAGTACCAACAACTGCCAGGCTGCCAAGCAGTTTGGAGTATTGGAAAAAAACGTTCGAGACTGGCGCAAAGTGAAGCCACAGCTTCAAAACGCCCACGCCATGCGGCGAGCATTCCGAGGCCCCAAGAATGGGAGGTTTGCTCTGGTGGACCAGCGTGTGGCCGAATATGTCAGATACATGCAGGCCAAAGGGGACCCCATCACCCGCGAGGCGATGCAGCTGAAAGCTCTCGAAATCGCCCAGGAAATGAACATTCCAGAGAAAGGGTTCAAGGCAAGCTTAGGTTGGTGTCGAAGAATGATGAGAAGGTATGACCTGTCTCTGAGGCATAAAGTGCCCGTGCCCCAGCACCTGCCGGAAGACCTGACTGAGAAACTCGTCACTTACCAGCGCAGTGTCCTGGCTCTGCGCAGGGCGCATGACTATGAGGTAGCTCAGATGGGGAATGCAGATGAGACGCCCATTTGTTTAGAGGTGCCATCACGGGTAACTGTTGATAACCAGGGCGAAAAGCCTGTCTTGGTCAAGACACCAGgcagggaaaaactgaaaatcacaGCAATGCTTGGTGTCTTGGCTGATGGGAGGAAGTTACCTCCATACATCATTTTGAGGGGAACGTATATCCCCCCGGGGAAGTTTCCCAGTGGGATGGAAATCCGCTGCCACCGGTATGGGTGGATGACTGAAGACTTGATGCAGGACTGGTTGGAAGTGGTGTGGAGACGGAGGACAGGAGCGGTGCCCAAGCAGCGAGGGATGCTGATCTTGAATGGCTTCCGGGGCCATGCCACAGATTCCGTGAAGAACTCCATGGAAAGCATGAACACTGACATGGTGATCATCCCAGGGGGTCTGACCTCACAGCTTCAGGTGCTGGACGTCGTGGTCTACAAGCCACTGAATGACAGCGTGCGGGCCCAGTACTCCAACTGGCTTCTGGCTGGGAACCTGGCTCTGAGCCCAACCGGGAATGCTAAGAAGCCGCCCCTGGGCCTCTTTCTGGAGTGGGTCATGGTCGCGTGGAATAGCATCTCAAGTGAGTCCATCGTCCAAGGGTTCAAGAAGTGCCATATCTCCAGCAACTTGGAGGAGGAAGACGACGTCCTGTGGGAAATCGAGAGTGAGTTGCCAGGAGGAGGAGAACCACCAAAAGAATGTGACACCGAAAGCATGGCTGAGGGCAactga